A portion of the Meriones unguiculatus strain TT.TT164.6M chromosome 11, Bangor_MerUng_6.1, whole genome shotgun sequence genome contains these proteins:
- the Blzf1 gene encoding golgin-45: protein MTTLKSLETKGILTSTPIRGAGDGMETEEPTKSVEVTPGVQPLNHHVLQSPRKKVPSDSPGVLQLGKILTEKAVEVEAVRIFVPKAAITHDIPTKSTKVKSLGHHREELHAQSEVITDPRKELSEVKKVLEKLKNSERRLLQDKEGLSNQLRVQTEINRELKKLLVASVGDDPQYHFERLAREKNQLILENEALGRNTAQLSEQLERMSIQCDVWRSKFLASRVMADELTNFRVVLQRQNRDAHSALQDLLSEREQFRQEMISTQKYLEELLVSLQWGREQTYSPNMQLHSTAELVLANHRLAEAVHSHLLGNVGISHQKKSPATVEFCSTPAEKMAEKVLRILDPVTCTESSPDNPFAESSSNTLLTTKKNIGRFHPYTRYENITFNCCNHCQGELIAL, encoded by the exons GCATTCTTACTTCGACCCCAATCCGAggagcaggagatggaatggaaaCAGAGGAACCCACTAAGTCTGTTGAAGTCACCCCTGGAGTCCAGCCCCTAAATCATCATGTCCTACAGAGTCCTCGTAAGAAAGTTCCGTCAGACAGCCCAGGTGTTCTTCAGCTGGGAAAGATTCTTACTGaaaaagcagtggaagttgaagCTGTGAGAATATTTGTTCCCAAAGCTGCTATTACTCACGACATCCCCACCAAAAGCACAAAGGTTAAGTCTCTAGGACATCACAGAGAAGAACTCCACGCTCAGTCAGAGGTGATCACAGACCCAAGGAAGGAGCTCTCGGAGGTAAAGAAGGTTTTGGAAAAGCTCAAGAATTCTGAAAGGAGGCTACTGCAGGACAAAGAGGGTCTTTCAAACCAGCTCCGAGTACAGACAGAG ATAAACCGTGAGTTAAAAAAGTTGCTGGTGGCTTCTGTTGGAGATGACCCGCAGTATCATTTTGAACGCCTCGCCCGGGAGAAAAACCAGCTCATTTTAGAAAACGAAGCGTTAGGTCGAAACACAGCTCAGCTTTCCGAACAGCTGGAACGCATGTCAATACAGTGCGACGTGTGGAGAAGCAAATTCCTTGCAAGCAG GGTAATGGCAGATGAATTAACGAACTTCAGAGTAGTTTTACAGCGTCAGAACCGAGATGCCCACAGCGCACTACAGGATCTCCTGAGTGAACGGGAGCAGTTTCGCCAGGAAATGATCTCTACCCAGAA ATATTTGGAAGAACTCTTAGTCTCCTTACAGTGGGGAAGAGAGCAAACATACTCCCCTAACATGCAGCTCCACAGCACAGCAGAACTTGTACTCGCGAACCACAGGTTGGCAGAAGCAGTACATTCTCATCTTCTGGGGAATGTTGGCATTAGCCATCAAAAGAAGAGTCCAGCAACAGTAGAATTCTGCAGTACCCCAGCTGAGAAAATGGCTGAAAAG GTTCTACGTATTTTGGATCCAGTTACCTGTACAGAAAGCTCACCAGACAACCCATTTGCTGAATCTTCATCAAACACATTACTcactacaaagaaaaatatcGGACGTTTCCATCCCTATACCAGATATGAAAATATAACTTTCAATTGCTGCAATCATTGCCAGGGAGAACTCATTGCTCTTTAA